One window of Papaver somniferum cultivar HN1 chromosome 9, ASM357369v1, whole genome shotgun sequence genomic DNA carries:
- the LOC113311267 gene encoding uncharacterized protein LOC113311267, with protein sequence MASNLTLLKQSEKIIHAKVINDPSRGAWFLTCIYGTPYIHEKSSQKTYISQLSNSIDTPWVIIGDLNITLSPNGRSTQNTSSEILDLINDFDLSDMGFCGNPFTWSSNKHGTGQIKSRLDRTIVNNNWFISYPKSILTHLVQNGSDHAPILLEMCKQNKVTGRNWKFFEHWLSQHSCSDEIKNAWSARFSGSNAFVFTNKPQHNITSLQASDISGSNTEEIVKLEKQIRKLNDIQASSNRQKARDHFYNDMDLNSKYFHIRMNRRKSRNRIDSLLAPDGTWCNDRDSLAAILKNHFHNIMTSSTPADITSFL encoded by the exons atgGCTTCAAACTTGACATTGTTGAAACAGTCTGAGAAAATAATTCATGCTAAAGTTATAAATGACCCAAGTAGAGGAGCTTGGTTTCTAACATGTATTTATGGTACTCCCTATATCCATGAAAAATCATCTCAAAAGACTTATATTTCTCAACTTAGTAATTCTATAGACACCCCTTGGGTGATTATTGGTGATTTGAACATCACTCTTTCTCCTAATGGTAGAAGTACTCAAAATACTTCTAGTGAAATTCTTGATttaatcaatgattttgatttatcTGATATGGGATTTTGTGGTAACCCTTTTACGTGGTCTAGCAACAAACACGGTACTGGTCAAATTAAATCTAGATTGGACAGGACTATAGTAAACAACAACTGGTTTATTTCCTACCCAAAGTCTATTCTTACTCACTTAGTTCAGAATGGTTCTGACCATGCCCCTATTTTACTAGAAATGTGTAAACAAAATAAAGTTACGGGTAGAAACTGGAAGTTCTTTGAACACTGGTTATCTCAACATAGTTGTTCTGACGAAATTAAAAATGCTTGGTCTGCTAGATTTTCTGGTTCCAATgcttttgtttttactaataaa CCGCAACATAATATTACTTCTCTTCAAGCTTCTGATATCAGTGGTTCTAATACTGAAGAAATAGTTAAATTGGAGAAACAAATCAGAAAACTTAATGATATTCAAGCGAGTTCGAACAGACAGAAAGCTCGAGATCATTTCTATAATGATATGGACCTGAACTCTAAGTACTTCCATATTAGAATGAATAGAAGAAAATCTCGCAACAGAATAGATTCATTATTGGCTCCAGATGGCACATGGTGTAATGATAGAGATTCTCTTGCAGCTATTCTCAAGAATCACTTTCATAATATTATGACATCTTCAACACCAGCAGACATCACCAGTTTTCTCTAA